In Nicotiana tabacum cultivar K326 chromosome 17, ASM71507v2, whole genome shotgun sequence, one DNA window encodes the following:
- the LOC107822762 gene encoding uncharacterized protein LOC107822762 yields the protein MSKWWRAVATTAGARRAAEETNRRYYFTIQAIPREVTGNRVSSRDRAQGRIPAVVFSQNYVQSKPNDPTSIVAASSVSRKFLLTTEKKQIKTILKSVDLPFFYSTTFPLQIRAGSGSSTLLESGNVLPIKIHRDEETGKILNLVFVWAEEGTKLKVDVPVVFKGEEECPGLKKGGSLNKIRPTLRFLCPSEHIPQKIEVDVSQLDVEDKVSLHDIDLHPTWKLLSKNEAIPVCKIKATSIDS from the exons ATGTCGAAATGGTGGCGCGCGGTGGCAACCACCGCCGGAGCTCGGAGGGCGGCGGAGGAAACAAACCGGAGATATTATTTCACAATCCAAGCCATTCCTAGAGAGGTCACCGGAAACAGAGTTTCCAGCAGGGACCGAGCCCAAGGTCGTATTCCGGCCGTCGTATTCTCACAGAACTACGTCCAATCAAAACCTAACGATCCTACTTCTATTGTGGCCGCAAGTTCTGTTTCTAGAAAGTTCCTCCTTACAACTGAAAAGAAGCAGATAAAAACGATCCTTAAGTCGGTTGATCTCCCTTTCTTCTATTCTACGACCTTTCCCCTTCAGATCCGGGCCGGTTCGGGTTCGTCAACTTTACTTGAATCCGGAAATGTGCTTCCCATTAAG ATTCATAGGGATGAAGAGACCGGGAAGATATTGAATTTGGTCTTCGTATGGGCGGAAGAGGGAACAAAATTAAAGGTAGACGTGCCTGTTGTATTCAAAGGGGAGGAAGAGTGCCCTGGTCTCAAGAAAG GTGGCTCTTTAAACAAGATAAGACCTACTCTAAGGTTCTTGTGCCCATCTGAGCATATACCTCAAAAAATTGAGGTTGATGTAAGTCAGCTAGATGTTGAAGACAAAGTGTCCCTGCATGATATCGATCTTCATCCGACGTGGAAGCTCTTAAGCAAGAACGAGGCCATCCCCGTTTGTAAGATTAAGGCAACTTCAATTGATAGCTAA
- the LOC107822760 gene encoding mitogen-activated protein kinase kinase kinase 5 isoform X2: protein MRWWQSAFSSSTSSSSTSSLSSKVHSDDSLIPSSTGGGIRYTLKSAFFFARRRRHARAKKFQNLAENDVDDWRSHYSENENLSSSKCSSSSNRRPPPQPLPLPELQLLLRHDADAAVSNEPSVPLPSPTDAHNSHHKTGEERNKDTHKDGVASHGRLSSQDARKKKKEHLGSRLSRKTPQKLHVADRVSAIRISAPISAPTTPYASPGLSPLKAEDFLSPNCMAFPGAFQVCSAPEMPPSDTPHYPGFSYKVIPEKNAFSVDNSPHHSPRASPLRSRKIASGSTSPLHNLLPHESSAARRESSAQGNVHPLPLPPLSATPPQQPSAIPPVSPNAELTPIKGQWQKGKLIGRGTFGSVYVASNRETGALCAMKEVELLPDDPKSAESIRQLQQEINVLSQLKHPNIVQYYGSEIVGDRFYIYLEYVHPGSINKFIHDHCGAITESIVRNFTRHILCGLAYLHSKKTIHRDIKGANLLVDAYGVVKLADFGMAKHLNGQAANLSLKGSPYWMAPELLQSVMQKDTNSDLAFATDIWSLGCTVIEMLNGKPPWSEYEAAAAMFKVLKDTPPIPETLSPEGKDFLRWCFCRNPAERPSASMLLEHRFMRISHQPDVPSFLKPVGGVRIKEKLNSQKEQTTYNLDQGRLSLER from the exons ATGCGTTGGTGGCAGAGCGCGTTTTCATCTTCAACATCTTCATCTTCAACATCCTCTTTATCATCCAAAGTACACTCTGACGATAGTCTTATTCCCTCCTCCACCGGAGGAGGCATTCGTTACACCTTAAAATCCGCTTTTTTCTTCGCCCGCAGACGCCGTCACGCACGTGCCAAAAAATTCCAGAACCTCGCAGAGAATGACGTGGATGATTGGCGTTCGCACTATTCAGAAAACGAGAATTTGTCGTCGTCCAAATGTTCTTCCTCCTCCAACCGTCGTCCGCCTCCGCAACCTTTGCCTTTGCCGGAACTCCAGCTGTTGCTCCGCCACGACGCCGATGCTGCGGTTTCGAATGAACCCAGCGTTCCGTTGCCGTCCCCCACAGACGCGCATAATTCCCATCATAAAACTGGAGAGGAAAGAAATAAGGATACACATAAGGATGGTGTAGCGTCCCATGGGAG ATTATCAAGCCAAGATGCtcgaaagaagaaaaaggagcaCTTGGGAAGTCGATTGTCTAGGAAGACACCTCAGAAGCTGCATGTTGCTGATAGAGTCTCTGCTATCAGGATCAGCGCGCCCATTAGTGCTCCTACCACTCCTTATGCAAGTCCTGGACTCAGCCCGCTCAAAGCTGAGGATTTTTTAAGTCCCAATTGCATGGCATTCCCTGGTGCTTTTCAAGTTTGTTCTGCCCCGGAGATGCCTCCATCGGACACCCCTCATTATCCGGGTTTCTCTTATAAAGTTATCCCGGAGAAAAATGCTTTTAGTGTTGATAATTCTCCTCATCACAGTCCAAGAGCAAGTCCTTTGAGGAGTAGAAAGATCGCAAGTGGATCTACATCGCCTTTGCATAACTTATTACCACACGAGAGCTCAGCAGCACGCCGTGAGAGTAGTGCTCAGGGTAATGTCCATCCACTACCACTTCCTCCTTTAAGTGCCACTCCGCCACAGCAGCCTTCGGCCATTCCACCAGTTTCCCCTAACGCAGAGCTGACGCCAATCAAAGGCCAATGGCAAAAAGGGAAGCTTATTGGGCGTGGGACATTTGGAAGTGTATATGTTGCATCAAACAG AGAGACTGGAGCTTTATGTGCAATGAAAGAAGTTGAATTATTACCGGATGACCCAAAATCTGCTGAGAGCATAAGGCAATTACAGCAG GAAATTAATGTTCTCAGTCAACTCAAGCACCCAAATATTGTCCAGTATTACGGCAGCGAAATA GTTGGTGACCGATTTTACATTTATCTGGAATATGTTCATCCTGGTTCTATCAATAAATTCATCCATGACCATTGTGGAGCAATTACAGAATCCATAGTACGGAATTTCACTCGCCATATTCTTTGTGGATTGGCTTACTTGCATAGCAAAAAAACCATTCACAG GGACATAAAAGGAGCTAATTTGCTTGTTGATGCTTATGGGGTTGTAAAGCTTGCAGATTTTGGGATGGCTAAGCAC CTTAATGGGCAAGCAGCTAATCTCTCCTTGAAGGGAAGTCCTTACTGGATGGCTCCTGAG CTCTTGCAGTCAGTTATGCAGAAGGATACTAACAGTGATCTTGCCTTTGCTACTGACATATGGAGTTTGGGTTGTACAGTAATTGAAATGCTGAATGGCAAACCACCTTGGAGTGAATATGAAGCA GCTGCAGCCATGTTCAAGGTTCTAAAAGATACGCCTCCAATACCGGAAACATTATCACCTGAAGGGAAAGATTTCCTGCGCTGGTGTTTCTGTAGGAACCCAGCGGAGAGGCCCTCGGCCAGCATGTTATTAGAACATCGATTTATGAGAATCTCTCATCAGCCAGATGTTCCTTCTTTCCTCAAACCAGTTGGTGGGGTACGGATCAAA GAAAAGTTGAATTCTCAAAAAGAGCAGACAACATACAATCTTGACCAAGGGCGTTTATCTCTAGAGAGGTAG
- the LOC107822760 gene encoding mitogen-activated protein kinase kinase kinase 5 isoform X1, whose product MRWWQSAFSSSTSSSSTSSLSSKVHSDDSLIPSSTGGGIRYTLKSAFFFARRRRHARAKKFQNLAENDVDDWRSHYSENENLSSSKCSSSSNRRPPPQPLPLPELQLLLRHDADAAVSNEPSVPLPSPTDAHNSHHKTGEERNKDTHKDGVASHGSRLSSQDARKKKKEHLGSRLSRKTPQKLHVADRVSAIRISAPISAPTTPYASPGLSPLKAEDFLSPNCMAFPGAFQVCSAPEMPPSDTPHYPGFSYKVIPEKNAFSVDNSPHHSPRASPLRSRKIASGSTSPLHNLLPHESSAARRESSAQGNVHPLPLPPLSATPPQQPSAIPPVSPNAELTPIKGQWQKGKLIGRGTFGSVYVASNRETGALCAMKEVELLPDDPKSAESIRQLQQEINVLSQLKHPNIVQYYGSEIVGDRFYIYLEYVHPGSINKFIHDHCGAITESIVRNFTRHILCGLAYLHSKKTIHRDIKGANLLVDAYGVVKLADFGMAKHLNGQAANLSLKGSPYWMAPELLQSVMQKDTNSDLAFATDIWSLGCTVIEMLNGKPPWSEYEAAAAMFKVLKDTPPIPETLSPEGKDFLRWCFCRNPAERPSASMLLEHRFMRISHQPDVPSFLKPVGGVRIKEKLNSQKEQTTYNLDQGRLSLER is encoded by the exons ATGCGTTGGTGGCAGAGCGCGTTTTCATCTTCAACATCTTCATCTTCAACATCCTCTTTATCATCCAAAGTACACTCTGACGATAGTCTTATTCCCTCCTCCACCGGAGGAGGCATTCGTTACACCTTAAAATCCGCTTTTTTCTTCGCCCGCAGACGCCGTCACGCACGTGCCAAAAAATTCCAGAACCTCGCAGAGAATGACGTGGATGATTGGCGTTCGCACTATTCAGAAAACGAGAATTTGTCGTCGTCCAAATGTTCTTCCTCCTCCAACCGTCGTCCGCCTCCGCAACCTTTGCCTTTGCCGGAACTCCAGCTGTTGCTCCGCCACGACGCCGATGCTGCGGTTTCGAATGAACCCAGCGTTCCGTTGCCGTCCCCCACAGACGCGCATAATTCCCATCATAAAACTGGAGAGGAAAGAAATAAGGATACACATAAGGATGGTGTAGCGTCCCATGGGAG CAGATTATCAAGCCAAGATGCtcgaaagaagaaaaaggagcaCTTGGGAAGTCGATTGTCTAGGAAGACACCTCAGAAGCTGCATGTTGCTGATAGAGTCTCTGCTATCAGGATCAGCGCGCCCATTAGTGCTCCTACCACTCCTTATGCAAGTCCTGGACTCAGCCCGCTCAAAGCTGAGGATTTTTTAAGTCCCAATTGCATGGCATTCCCTGGTGCTTTTCAAGTTTGTTCTGCCCCGGAGATGCCTCCATCGGACACCCCTCATTATCCGGGTTTCTCTTATAAAGTTATCCCGGAGAAAAATGCTTTTAGTGTTGATAATTCTCCTCATCACAGTCCAAGAGCAAGTCCTTTGAGGAGTAGAAAGATCGCAAGTGGATCTACATCGCCTTTGCATAACTTATTACCACACGAGAGCTCAGCAGCACGCCGTGAGAGTAGTGCTCAGGGTAATGTCCATCCACTACCACTTCCTCCTTTAAGTGCCACTCCGCCACAGCAGCCTTCGGCCATTCCACCAGTTTCCCCTAACGCAGAGCTGACGCCAATCAAAGGCCAATGGCAAAAAGGGAAGCTTATTGGGCGTGGGACATTTGGAAGTGTATATGTTGCATCAAACAG AGAGACTGGAGCTTTATGTGCAATGAAAGAAGTTGAATTATTACCGGATGACCCAAAATCTGCTGAGAGCATAAGGCAATTACAGCAG GAAATTAATGTTCTCAGTCAACTCAAGCACCCAAATATTGTCCAGTATTACGGCAGCGAAATA GTTGGTGACCGATTTTACATTTATCTGGAATATGTTCATCCTGGTTCTATCAATAAATTCATCCATGACCATTGTGGAGCAATTACAGAATCCATAGTACGGAATTTCACTCGCCATATTCTTTGTGGATTGGCTTACTTGCATAGCAAAAAAACCATTCACAG GGACATAAAAGGAGCTAATTTGCTTGTTGATGCTTATGGGGTTGTAAAGCTTGCAGATTTTGGGATGGCTAAGCAC CTTAATGGGCAAGCAGCTAATCTCTCCTTGAAGGGAAGTCCTTACTGGATGGCTCCTGAG CTCTTGCAGTCAGTTATGCAGAAGGATACTAACAGTGATCTTGCCTTTGCTACTGACATATGGAGTTTGGGTTGTACAGTAATTGAAATGCTGAATGGCAAACCACCTTGGAGTGAATATGAAGCA GCTGCAGCCATGTTCAAGGTTCTAAAAGATACGCCTCCAATACCGGAAACATTATCACCTGAAGGGAAAGATTTCCTGCGCTGGTGTTTCTGTAGGAACCCAGCGGAGAGGCCCTCGGCCAGCATGTTATTAGAACATCGATTTATGAGAATCTCTCATCAGCCAGATGTTCCTTCTTTCCTCAAACCAGTTGGTGGGGTACGGATCAAA GAAAAGTTGAATTCTCAAAAAGAGCAGACAACATACAATCTTGACCAAGGGCGTTTATCTCTAGAGAGGTAG
- the LOC107822760 gene encoding mitogen-activated protein kinase kinase kinase 5 isoform X4 — translation MRWWQSAFSSSTSSSSTSSLSSKVHSDDSLIPSSTGGGIRYTLKSAFFFARRRRHARAKKFQNLAENDVDDWRSHYSENENLSSSKCSSSSNRRPPPQPLPLPELQLLLRHDADAAVSNEPSVPLPSPTDAHNSHHKTGEERNKDTHKDGVASHGRLSSQDARKKKKEHLGSRLSRKTPQKLHVADRVSAIRISAPISAPTTPYASPGLSPLKAEDFLSPNCMAFPGAFQVCSAPEMPPSDTPHYPGFSYKVIPEKNAFSVDNSPHHSPRASPLRSRKIASGSTSPLHNLLPHESSAARRESSAQGNVHPLPLPPLSATPPQQPSAIPPVSPNAELTPIKGQWQKGKLIGRGTFGSVYVASNRETGALCAMKEVELLPDDPKSAESIRQLQQEINVLSQLKHPNIVQYYGSEIVGDRFYIYLEYVHPGSINKFIHDHCGAITESIVRNFTRHILCGLAYLHSKKTIHRDIKGANLLVDAYGVVKLADFGMAKHLNGQAANLSLKGSPYWMAPELLQSVMQKDTNSDLAFATDIWSLGCTVIEMLNGKPPWSEYEAAAAMFKVLKDTPPIPETLSPEGKDFLRWCFCRNPAERPSASMLLEHRFMRISHQPDVPSFLKPVGGVRIKVRKVEFSKRADNIQS, via the exons ATGCGTTGGTGGCAGAGCGCGTTTTCATCTTCAACATCTTCATCTTCAACATCCTCTTTATCATCCAAAGTACACTCTGACGATAGTCTTATTCCCTCCTCCACCGGAGGAGGCATTCGTTACACCTTAAAATCCGCTTTTTTCTTCGCCCGCAGACGCCGTCACGCACGTGCCAAAAAATTCCAGAACCTCGCAGAGAATGACGTGGATGATTGGCGTTCGCACTATTCAGAAAACGAGAATTTGTCGTCGTCCAAATGTTCTTCCTCCTCCAACCGTCGTCCGCCTCCGCAACCTTTGCCTTTGCCGGAACTCCAGCTGTTGCTCCGCCACGACGCCGATGCTGCGGTTTCGAATGAACCCAGCGTTCCGTTGCCGTCCCCCACAGACGCGCATAATTCCCATCATAAAACTGGAGAGGAAAGAAATAAGGATACACATAAGGATGGTGTAGCGTCCCATGGGAG ATTATCAAGCCAAGATGCtcgaaagaagaaaaaggagcaCTTGGGAAGTCGATTGTCTAGGAAGACACCTCAGAAGCTGCATGTTGCTGATAGAGTCTCTGCTATCAGGATCAGCGCGCCCATTAGTGCTCCTACCACTCCTTATGCAAGTCCTGGACTCAGCCCGCTCAAAGCTGAGGATTTTTTAAGTCCCAATTGCATGGCATTCCCTGGTGCTTTTCAAGTTTGTTCTGCCCCGGAGATGCCTCCATCGGACACCCCTCATTATCCGGGTTTCTCTTATAAAGTTATCCCGGAGAAAAATGCTTTTAGTGTTGATAATTCTCCTCATCACAGTCCAAGAGCAAGTCCTTTGAGGAGTAGAAAGATCGCAAGTGGATCTACATCGCCTTTGCATAACTTATTACCACACGAGAGCTCAGCAGCACGCCGTGAGAGTAGTGCTCAGGGTAATGTCCATCCACTACCACTTCCTCCTTTAAGTGCCACTCCGCCACAGCAGCCTTCGGCCATTCCACCAGTTTCCCCTAACGCAGAGCTGACGCCAATCAAAGGCCAATGGCAAAAAGGGAAGCTTATTGGGCGTGGGACATTTGGAAGTGTATATGTTGCATCAAACAG AGAGACTGGAGCTTTATGTGCAATGAAAGAAGTTGAATTATTACCGGATGACCCAAAATCTGCTGAGAGCATAAGGCAATTACAGCAG GAAATTAATGTTCTCAGTCAACTCAAGCACCCAAATATTGTCCAGTATTACGGCAGCGAAATA GTTGGTGACCGATTTTACATTTATCTGGAATATGTTCATCCTGGTTCTATCAATAAATTCATCCATGACCATTGTGGAGCAATTACAGAATCCATAGTACGGAATTTCACTCGCCATATTCTTTGTGGATTGGCTTACTTGCATAGCAAAAAAACCATTCACAG GGACATAAAAGGAGCTAATTTGCTTGTTGATGCTTATGGGGTTGTAAAGCTTGCAGATTTTGGGATGGCTAAGCAC CTTAATGGGCAAGCAGCTAATCTCTCCTTGAAGGGAAGTCCTTACTGGATGGCTCCTGAG CTCTTGCAGTCAGTTATGCAGAAGGATACTAACAGTGATCTTGCCTTTGCTACTGACATATGGAGTTTGGGTTGTACAGTAATTGAAATGCTGAATGGCAAACCACCTTGGAGTGAATATGAAGCA GCTGCAGCCATGTTCAAGGTTCTAAAAGATACGCCTCCAATACCGGAAACATTATCACCTGAAGGGAAAGATTTCCTGCGCTGGTGTTTCTGTAGGAACCCAGCGGAGAGGCCCTCGGCCAGCATGTTATTAGAACATCGATTTATGAGAATCTCTCATCAGCCAGATGTTCCTTCTTTCCTCAAACCAGTTGGTGGGGTACGGATCAAAGTAA GAAAAGTTGAATTCTCAAAAAGAGCAGACAACATACAATCTTGA
- the LOC107822760 gene encoding mitogen-activated protein kinase kinase kinase 5 isoform X3, with translation MRWWQSAFSSSTSSSSTSSLSSKVHSDDSLIPSSTGGGIRYTLKSAFFFARRRRHARAKKFQNLAENDVDDWRSHYSENENLSSSKCSSSSNRRPPPQPLPLPELQLLLRHDADAAVSNEPSVPLPSPTDAHNSHHKTGEERNKDTHKDGVASHGSRLSSQDARKKKKEHLGSRLSRKTPQKLHVADRVSAIRISAPISAPTTPYASPGLSPLKAEDFLSPNCMAFPGAFQVCSAPEMPPSDTPHYPGFSYKVIPEKNAFSVDNSPHHSPRASPLRSRKIASGSTSPLHNLLPHESSAARRESSAQGNVHPLPLPPLSATPPQQPSAIPPVSPNAELTPIKGQWQKGKLIGRGTFGSVYVASNRETGALCAMKEVELLPDDPKSAESIRQLQQEINVLSQLKHPNIVQYYGSEIVGDRFYIYLEYVHPGSINKFIHDHCGAITESIVRNFTRHILCGLAYLHSKKTIHRDIKGANLLVDAYGVVKLADFGMAKHLNGQAANLSLKGSPYWMAPELLQSVMQKDTNSDLAFATDIWSLGCTVIEMLNGKPPWSEYEAAAAMFKVLKDTPPIPETLSPEGKDFLRWCFCRNPAERPSASMLLEHRFMRISHQPDVPSFLKPVGGVRIKVRKVEFSKRADNIQS, from the exons ATGCGTTGGTGGCAGAGCGCGTTTTCATCTTCAACATCTTCATCTTCAACATCCTCTTTATCATCCAAAGTACACTCTGACGATAGTCTTATTCCCTCCTCCACCGGAGGAGGCATTCGTTACACCTTAAAATCCGCTTTTTTCTTCGCCCGCAGACGCCGTCACGCACGTGCCAAAAAATTCCAGAACCTCGCAGAGAATGACGTGGATGATTGGCGTTCGCACTATTCAGAAAACGAGAATTTGTCGTCGTCCAAATGTTCTTCCTCCTCCAACCGTCGTCCGCCTCCGCAACCTTTGCCTTTGCCGGAACTCCAGCTGTTGCTCCGCCACGACGCCGATGCTGCGGTTTCGAATGAACCCAGCGTTCCGTTGCCGTCCCCCACAGACGCGCATAATTCCCATCATAAAACTGGAGAGGAAAGAAATAAGGATACACATAAGGATGGTGTAGCGTCCCATGGGAG CAGATTATCAAGCCAAGATGCtcgaaagaagaaaaaggagcaCTTGGGAAGTCGATTGTCTAGGAAGACACCTCAGAAGCTGCATGTTGCTGATAGAGTCTCTGCTATCAGGATCAGCGCGCCCATTAGTGCTCCTACCACTCCTTATGCAAGTCCTGGACTCAGCCCGCTCAAAGCTGAGGATTTTTTAAGTCCCAATTGCATGGCATTCCCTGGTGCTTTTCAAGTTTGTTCTGCCCCGGAGATGCCTCCATCGGACACCCCTCATTATCCGGGTTTCTCTTATAAAGTTATCCCGGAGAAAAATGCTTTTAGTGTTGATAATTCTCCTCATCACAGTCCAAGAGCAAGTCCTTTGAGGAGTAGAAAGATCGCAAGTGGATCTACATCGCCTTTGCATAACTTATTACCACACGAGAGCTCAGCAGCACGCCGTGAGAGTAGTGCTCAGGGTAATGTCCATCCACTACCACTTCCTCCTTTAAGTGCCACTCCGCCACAGCAGCCTTCGGCCATTCCACCAGTTTCCCCTAACGCAGAGCTGACGCCAATCAAAGGCCAATGGCAAAAAGGGAAGCTTATTGGGCGTGGGACATTTGGAAGTGTATATGTTGCATCAAACAG AGAGACTGGAGCTTTATGTGCAATGAAAGAAGTTGAATTATTACCGGATGACCCAAAATCTGCTGAGAGCATAAGGCAATTACAGCAG GAAATTAATGTTCTCAGTCAACTCAAGCACCCAAATATTGTCCAGTATTACGGCAGCGAAATA GTTGGTGACCGATTTTACATTTATCTGGAATATGTTCATCCTGGTTCTATCAATAAATTCATCCATGACCATTGTGGAGCAATTACAGAATCCATAGTACGGAATTTCACTCGCCATATTCTTTGTGGATTGGCTTACTTGCATAGCAAAAAAACCATTCACAG GGACATAAAAGGAGCTAATTTGCTTGTTGATGCTTATGGGGTTGTAAAGCTTGCAGATTTTGGGATGGCTAAGCAC CTTAATGGGCAAGCAGCTAATCTCTCCTTGAAGGGAAGTCCTTACTGGATGGCTCCTGAG CTCTTGCAGTCAGTTATGCAGAAGGATACTAACAGTGATCTTGCCTTTGCTACTGACATATGGAGTTTGGGTTGTACAGTAATTGAAATGCTGAATGGCAAACCACCTTGGAGTGAATATGAAGCA GCTGCAGCCATGTTCAAGGTTCTAAAAGATACGCCTCCAATACCGGAAACATTATCACCTGAAGGGAAAGATTTCCTGCGCTGGTGTTTCTGTAGGAACCCAGCGGAGAGGCCCTCGGCCAGCATGTTATTAGAACATCGATTTATGAGAATCTCTCATCAGCCAGATGTTCCTTCTTTCCTCAAACCAGTTGGTGGGGTACGGATCAAAGTAA GAAAAGTTGAATTCTCAAAAAGAGCAGACAACATACAATCTTGA